One window of the Dendropsophus ebraccatus isolate aDenEbr1 chromosome 12, aDenEbr1.pat, whole genome shotgun sequence genome contains the following:
- the SCNN1D gene encoding amiloride-sensitive sodium channel subunit delta — translation MESTEKEKSEEGLIDFYDSFTDLFEFFCDNTTIHGTIRLNCSRRNKMKTGFWVILFFCSFGMMYWQFGDTINQYWAYPTNIAIQLQSKKNIFPAITVCNLNPYRFGQVNEYLNQLDDLAEETLSTFYGYNASLNLHKDAEVIDLEDIMNNLTIPANRNFHLDRSITLIKINAEEGTQTASGKRKKVGFKLCDSSGTDCYYRTFWSAVDAFHEWYKFHFMNIMSDIPLVLQIPDKLVKKFILTCDFNGVMCNRDYSHFHHPTYGACITLHGNTNDSNLWTSIQPGKKYGLSLTLKTDQNDNMPILSTAAGAKVMIHSPNQSPLAEHEGFDIRPGTETSISIKQDQVNRLGAPYSECTIDGSDLGFQLLYNSSYTQQTCLQSCFQFQMIEKCGCGYYFYPLVPGTEYCDYNKHPGWGRCFYRLYENLMDHKLVCFKKCPKQCSETIYQLSAGSAQWPTSVSKGWVTAVLSSKTGYNRTSKRNDLAKLNIYFQEQNLRSFDETPAINIFNLLSTMGSQWSFWFGSSVLSVVELAELVLDVAAMLIIIGYKKYGKKTEENQTVNVYIIPTDDMSNIRERTLTTSNVRETPNYQESKMESEPA, via the exons ATGGAGTCTACGGAGAAGGAAAAGTCTGAAGAAGGCTTGATTGATTTTTACGACTCCTTCACGGATCTCTTTGAGTTCTTTTGTGATAACACCACCATCCATGGCACCATCAGACTCAACTGCTCCAGGAGGAATAAAATGAAGACCGGCTTTTGGGTCATCCTTTTCTTTTGCTCCTTTGGGATGATGTATTGGCAGTTCGGAGACACCATCAACCAATATTGGGCCTATCCAACCAATATAGCTATTCAGCTACAATCCAAGAAAAATATCTTTCCTGCCATCACTGTCTGTAATCTGAACCCTTACAG GTTTGGCCAGGTTAATGAATACCTTAACCAGCTGGATGATTTGGCAGAGGAAACACTGAGTACGTTCTATGGTTACAATGCTTCCCTGAATTTACACAAGGATGCAGAAGTCATTGATCTCGAGGACATCATGAATAATCTGACTATTCCAGCCAATAGGAACTTTCATTTAGACAGGTCAATAACTTTGATAAAAATCAACGCGGAGGAAGGAACCCAAACCGCTAGCGGGAAGAGGAAGAAAGTGGGATTTAAACTG TGCGATTCTTCTGGTACAGACTGCTACTACCGCACATTCTGGTCAGCAGTGGATGCATTTCATGAGTGGTACAAGTTCCATTTTATGAACATTATGTCTGACATCCCCTTGGTGCTCCAGATACCGGATAAGTTGGTGAAGAAGTTTATTTTGACGTGCGACTTCAATGGAGTCATGTGCAACAG GGATTACTCACATTTCCACCACCCAACCTATGGTGCATGTATTACGTTACATGGAAACACTAATGATAGCAACCTTTGGACATCGATACAGCCTGGCAAGAAGTATG gattgtcCTTAACGCTAAAAACAGACCAGAATGATAATATGCCCATTCTGTCAACTGCAGCAGGGGCTAAAGTCATGATCCACAGCCCCAACCAGTCTCCACTGGCAGAGCATGAAGGGTTTGATATACGGCCGGGCACTGAGACTTCAATCAGTATAAAACAG GATCAGGTGAACCGCTTGGGAGCACCATATAGTGAATGCACCATTGATGGGAGCGACTTAGGTTTCCAGCTGCTGTACAATTCCTCTTACACACAACAG ACCTGTCTACAGTCTTGTTTCCAATTCCAAATGATAGAAAAGTGTGGATGTGGATATTATTTTTATCCGCTGGTTCCTGGGACGGAATACTGTGATTATAACAAGCATCCCGGATGGG GACGTTGTTTCTATCGGCTGTATGAAAATCTGATGGATCACAAGCTTGTCTGTTTTAAGAAGTGCCCAAAGCAGTGCAG CGAAACAATCTATCAACTCTCAGCTGGTTCTGCTCAATGGCCAACATCTGTGTCTAAG GGCTGGGtcacagcagtattatccagtaaGACTGGCTATAACAGAACTAGTAAAAG AAATGATTTGGCAAAGCTCAATATATATTTCCAAGAACAGAATCTCCGCTCATTTGATGAAACACCCGCCATAAAT ATTTTCAACCTGCTTTCTACTATGGGGAGTCAATGGAGTTTTTGGTTTGGCTCTTCAGTGCTATCAGTGGTGGAACTCGCAGAGTTGGTGTTGGACGTTGCAGCCATGTTGATCATAATTGGCTATAAGAAGTATGGAAAGAAAACAGAAGAAAATCAGACCGTGAATGTATATATCATCCCAACAGATGACATGTCTAACATCCGTGAAAGAACTTTAACCACCTCAAATGTTCGCGAGACACCCAACTATCAAGAAAGCAAAATGGAGTCTGAACCGGCATAG